In one window of Caballeronia sp. TF1N1 DNA:
- a CDS encoding N-acetylmuramoyl-L-alanine amidase: protein MLSRLTALICACALTACTTTMIDRGTYLADTQYHAKGADSRVRFLVMHYTEIDEAKSLSVLTGDQVSVHYVVPDAPRIERGEPVVYQLVPEDQRAWHAGLSYWQGATELNASSIGIENVNLGPIDTPSGRGWQPYPRAQIDALIELSRDIVTRYRIPPTRVVGHSDIAPQRKIDPGPLFPWHTLYQAGIGAWPDDATVAAHLAGRAPKAPTDVRALQEKLKRYGYDVATDGVLDEKTRRVFGAFQMHFRPSDYAGDADAESDAIASALIDKYLP, encoded by the coding sequence ATGTTGTCCCGCCTGACCGCCCTGATCTGCGCCTGTGCGCTCACCGCCTGCACCACCACCATGATCGACCGCGGCACCTACCTCGCCGACACTCAGTACCACGCAAAAGGCGCCGACTCCCGCGTGCGCTTTCTCGTCATGCACTACACCGAGATCGACGAAGCGAAGTCTCTCTCGGTCCTGACCGGCGATCAAGTGAGCGTGCATTACGTCGTCCCCGATGCCCCGCGTATCGAACGAGGCGAGCCGGTCGTCTATCAACTCGTGCCGGAAGACCAGCGCGCGTGGCACGCCGGGCTGAGTTACTGGCAAGGCGCGACGGAACTCAACGCTTCGTCCATCGGGATCGAGAACGTGAATCTCGGGCCCATTGACACGCCGTCCGGCCGCGGATGGCAACCTTATCCGCGCGCGCAGATCGACGCGCTCATCGAACTGTCGCGCGATATCGTCACGCGCTATCGCATTCCGCCGACGCGCGTCGTCGGCCATAGCGATATCGCACCGCAACGCAAGATCGATCCCGGTCCGCTTTTTCCGTGGCACACGCTTTACCAGGCGGGCATCGGCGCATGGCCCGACGATGCCACGGTCGCCGCGCATCTCGCCGGCCGTGCGCCGAAGGCGCCCACGGATGTCCGCGCGCTTCAGGAAAAGCTCAAACGTTACGGCTACGATGTCGCCACCGACGGTGTCCTCGACGAAAAAACGCGCCGCGTCTTCGGCGCGTTCCAGATGCACTTTCGCCCGTCGGACTACGCGGGCGACGCGGATGCCGAAAGCGACGCTATCGCGTCCGCGCTCATCGACAAAT